One Paraburkholderia agricolaris genomic region harbors:
- a CDS encoding Imm52 family immunity protein: METYLAAAYWGPRREPVDACACRAGQFFISLSQVSEYLKGWRPLGRSRSEATQAVPIDLSTDALAELFMKGRNRRDVGGEVIDELGYRISVWNGGGDEEASSLTMKCGLYSAVAGLSNAIVLKLPSRFDTTSFDQVRQVATALAQAWNPDWAIIASRSALDLHADAGPFLDRALYVNSSMKVPDDIPKNSLKQELEHGHLFLPSM, from the coding sequence TTGGAAACCTACCTTGCTGCTGCTTACTGGGGCCCACGGCGTGAGCCAGTCGATGCTTGTGCCTGCCGTGCAGGTCAGTTCTTCATTTCGCTTTCGCAGGTCTCCGAATATCTGAAAGGTTGGCGTCCGCTAGGCCGTAGTCGTTCCGAAGCGACGCAGGCGGTGCCCATTGATCTGTCAACGGATGCACTCGCCGAATTGTTCATGAAGGGGCGTAATCGAAGGGACGTCGGCGGCGAAGTTATTGACGAGTTGGGATATCGCATTTCCGTTTGGAACGGTGGGGGCGATGAAGAAGCATCGTCTTTGACGATGAAGTGTGGGCTGTACTCAGCCGTAGCTGGATTGTCTAATGCGATCGTTCTTAAGCTTCCGTCACGCTTTGATACAACTTCATTCGATCAAGTCCGACAAGTAGCAACCGCCTTGGCTCAAGCGTGGAATCCGGACTGGGCTATCATCGCGTCTCGCTCTGCATTGGACCTGCACGCTGATGCAGGTCCGTTTCTAGACAGGGCACTATATGTGAATTCATCAATGAAAGTGCCCGATGATATACCGAAGAATTCATTAAAACAGGAGCTAGAGCATGGGCATCTGTTTCTTCCTTCAATGTGA
- a CDS encoding toprim domain-containing protein: MRRAAGWPVRSLDAIGRDGSLIDAMTFWCAGYRNVIAAYGVNGFTGDHRAALKRHGTQRVLIAYDRDDAGNAAAQKLSTELLESGIECFRVLFPKGMDANEYARKVQPAQKSLGLLLQQSEWLGKGQRPGVAAVVHPAPGLAAREEAVPVEPVAPLLPAPAVAHAPEPANTAPLLAAHAELEPALPRELPPVPASTPATPPAEPVASEGAAGELLLAFGERHWRIRGWQKNLGPDQMRVNVQVRNDAGYHVDTLDVYSAKQRAAFIRQAAAELGAQDDTVKRDLGRVLLKLETLQDAAITAALAPKDTAPSIDEAQQRSAMDLLKSPDLVERIVADMDRCGIVGESANLLAGYLAAVSRKLDAPLAILIQSTSAAGKSSLMDAVLNLMPDEERIQYSAMTGQSLFYLGETDLQHKILAIAEEEGVRQAAYALKLLQSDGELTIASTGKDEATGNLVTKQYRVKGPVMLMLTTTAIDVDEELLNRCLVLTINETREQTRAIHARQRVAQTLEGLLAGADREAITALHRNAQRLLKPVHVVNPFAHLLTFLDDKTRMRRDHVKYLTLIRSIALLHQHQREVKRVQHRGQTLEYIEVTRDDIALANRIAHDVLGRTLDELPPQTRRLLTLLADWVMAQCTIRDETRAAFRFTRRDVRAATSWGDTQLKIHLARLVELEYVIAHRGRNGTFEYELLYSGEDDGRPHLCGLLDPEKLTGSTGDLTNTESWSGSESGRSGSGRVVVGVQSDLENTAQSHAHQGEAAEPVGFARNALNHANHANGASPLAAGVQG, translated from the coding sequence GTGCGTCGTGCTGCAGGTTGGCCGGTTCGCTCGCTGGACGCAATTGGTCGTGATGGTTCGCTGATCGACGCGATGACGTTCTGGTGTGCGGGGTATCGCAATGTGATCGCGGCGTACGGCGTGAACGGCTTCACCGGTGATCACCGGGCTGCGCTGAAACGCCACGGTACGCAGCGGGTGCTGATTGCGTATGACCGCGATGACGCGGGCAACGCGGCGGCACAGAAGCTCTCGACGGAGCTGCTGGAGTCGGGCATCGAATGCTTCCGCGTGCTGTTCCCGAAGGGGATGGATGCGAACGAGTATGCGCGCAAGGTTCAGCCTGCACAAAAGAGCCTGGGCCTGCTGCTGCAACAGTCCGAGTGGCTGGGCAAGGGCCAGCGGCCGGGTGTGGCCGCAGTGGTCCACCCGGCGCCCGGACTGGCAGCTAGAGAAGAAGCGGTGCCGGTCGAACCAGTCGCGCCGCTGCTGCCAGCGCCTGCCGTTGCGCATGCGCCGGAACCGGCGAACACCGCTCCTCTGTTAGCCGCCCATGCTGAACTCGAACCTGCGTTGCCACGCGAATTGCCGCCCGTGCCGGCCAGCACGCCGGCGACGCCGCCAGCGGAACCGGTCGCAAGCGAAGGCGCGGCGGGCGAGCTGCTGCTTGCGTTTGGCGAGCGTCACTGGCGGATTCGCGGCTGGCAGAAAAACCTCGGGCCGGACCAGATGCGGGTGAACGTGCAGGTGCGCAATGATGCCGGGTATCACGTCGATACGCTCGACGTGTACAGCGCGAAGCAGCGTGCCGCGTTCATCCGGCAGGCTGCGGCCGAACTCGGCGCGCAGGACGACACGGTGAAGCGCGATCTCGGGCGTGTGCTGCTGAAGCTCGAGACGTTGCAGGACGCGGCGATCACGGCGGCGCTCGCGCCGAAGGACACCGCGCCGTCGATTGATGAGGCACAGCAGCGCAGCGCGATGGATCTGCTGAAGTCGCCGGATCTCGTGGAGCGTATCGTTGCTGACATGGACCGCTGCGGGATCGTCGGCGAGTCCGCAAACCTGCTGGCGGGCTATCTCGCGGCGGTGAGCCGCAAGCTCGATGCGCCGCTGGCGATCCTGATCCAGTCCACAAGCGCGGCGGGTAAAAGCTCACTGATGGATGCGGTGCTGAACCTGATGCCCGACGAGGAGCGGATTCAATATAGCGCGATGACCGGGCAGAGCCTGTTCTATCTCGGCGAGACGGATTTGCAGCACAAGATCCTGGCGATCGCCGAAGAGGAAGGGGTGCGGCAGGCCGCGTATGCGCTCAAGCTGTTGCAATCGGACGGCGAGCTGACGATTGCCTCGACGGGCAAGGACGAGGCGACGGGCAATCTGGTGACGAAGCAGTACCGCGTCAAGGGGCCGGTGATGCTGATGCTGACGACGACCGCGATCGACGTCGACGAGGAATTATTAAATCGCTGTCTGGTGCTGACGATCAACGAGACGCGCGAGCAGACGCGGGCGATCCACGCACGCCAGCGTGTCGCGCAGACGCTCGAAGGGCTGCTGGCCGGGGCGGATCGCGAGGCGATCACGGCGCTGCACCGCAACGCGCAGCGACTGCTGAAGCCGGTCCATGTTGTGAACCCGTTTGCTCACCTGCTGACGTTCCTGGACGACAAGACGCGCATGCGCCGGGACCACGTGAAATACCTGACGCTGATCCGCTCGATTGCGCTGCTGCACCAGCACCAGCGCGAAGTGAAACGCGTGCAGCATCGTGGCCAGACGCTCGAATACATCGAGGTCACGCGCGACGATATTGCGCTGGCGAACCGGATTGCGCATGACGTGCTGGGGCGCACGCTCGATGAGCTGCCGCCGCAGACGCGGCGCCTGCTGACGCTGCTGGCCGATTGGGTGATGGCGCAATGCACGATACGCGACGAGACGCGCGCGGCGTTCCGCTTCACGCGTCGCGACGTGAGGGCGGCGACGAGCTGGGGCGACACGCAGCTGAAAATCCATCTTGCCCGGCTCGTTGAACTGGAATACGTGATCGCGCATCGCGGGCGCAACGGCACGTTCGAATACGAGTTGCTGTACAGCGGCGAGGATGATGGCCGCCCACACCTGTGCGGTCTGCTGGACCCGGAAAAGCTCACCGGCAGCACGGGCGACCTCACCAATACGGAATCCTGGTCGGGGTCAGAGAGCGGGCGGTCGGGGTCTGGTCGGGTCGTAGTCGGCGTGCAGTCGGACCTTGAAAACACGGCACAAAGCCATGCCCATCAAGGTGAAGCGGCGGAACCGGTCGGGTTTGCGCGAAATGCGCTTAACCACGCGAACCATGCAAACGGCGCTTCTCCTTTAGCTGCCGGTGTTCAGGGTTAG